The Panicum hallii strain FIL2 chromosome 9, PHallii_v3.1, whole genome shotgun sequence genome has a window encoding:
- the LOC112876029 gene encoding uncharacterized protein LOC112876029 isoform X1, with protein MWVTSMPQVWDEEGVAKGAADAVTPAPAAAMLGSLAGWLSRTIQPQPPAPRVCGTEGGPPVTAPRLRLRDGRHLAYCESGVPKDKARFKVVFSHGFTGSREDSVRPSQEVAEELGVYMVGFDRAGYGQSDPNPNRSVKSAALDVEELADALGLGPKFYLIGISLGCHAVWGALKYIPNRIAGAAMMAPVVNYWWPGFPADLAAEVYAKQEVGDQWALRVSHHAPGILHWWMEQSWLPTSTVVAGTTPLPNKRDAEIRSKMKADGTFQQKMEQATQQGIHESYYRDMMVMFGKWEFDPMSLPEPACPVHLWQGDEDGLVPVVLQRHLASRLSWVNYHELPGTGHFLSSVPGLGDTVLRTLFG; from the exons ATGTGGGTGACGTCGATGCCGCAGGTGTGGGACGAGGAGGGCGTCGCCAAGGGCGCCGCCGACGCGGTGAccccggcgccggccgcggccaTGCTGGGCTCCCTCGCGGGCTGGCTCTCCCGCACCATCCAGCCGCAGCCGCCGGCGCCCAGGGTGTGCGGCACCGAGGGCGGCCCGCCCGTGACGGCGCCCAGGCTCCGCCTCCGCGACGGCAGACACCTCGCCTACTGCGAGAGCGGCGTGCCCAAGGACAAGGCGCGCTTCAAGGTCGTCTTCTCCCACGGCTTCACCGGCTCACGCGAGGACAGCGTCAGACCATCACAG GAAGTGGCCGAAGAGCTGGGCGTGTACATGGTGGGGTTTGATCGCGCCGGGTACGGGCAGAGCGACCCCAACCCCAACCGCTCCGTGAAGAGCGCGGCGCTGGACGTGGAGGAGCTCGCCGACGCTCTGGGGCTCGGCCCCAAGTTCTACCTGATCGGCATCTCCCTCGGCTGCCATGCCGTCTGGGGCGCCCTCAAGTACATCCCCAACAG GATCGCTGGCGCTGCGATGATGGCTCCGGTGGTGAACTACTGGTGGCCGGGGTTCCCTGCGGACCTGGCCGCGGAGGTGTACGCGAAGCAGGAGGTTGGCGACCAGTGGGCGCTGCGCGTGTCGCACCACGCCCCGGGCATCCTCCACTGGTGGATGGAGCAGAGCTGGCTGCCCACGTCGACGGTGGTGGCCGGCACGACCCCGCTCCCCAACAAGCGCGACGCGGAGATCCGGAGCAAGATGAAGGCGGACGGGACGTTCCAGCAGAAGATGGAGCAGGCGACGCAGCAGGGCATCCACGAGTCCTACTACCGGGACATGATGGTCATGTTCGGCAAGTGGGAGTTCGACCCGATGAGCCTGCCGGAGCCGGCGTGCCCCGTGCACCTGTGGCAGGGCGACGAGGACGGGCTCGTCCCCGTGGTGCTGCAGCGGCACCTGGCCAGCCGCCTCAGCTGGGTCAACTACCATGAGCTCCCCGGCACCGGCCACTTCCTGTCGTCGGTGCCCGGACTGGGAGACACCGTCCTCAGGACCCTCTTCGGCTGA
- the LOC112876029 gene encoding uncharacterized protein LOC112876029 isoform X2: protein MELLAKAPVLGCAGKRQPGLPMGSVVGALGRWIRPAVPPPRACGTPGGPPVTAPRVRLRDGRHLAYAESGARKEDARFKVVISHGFTGSRLDTVRAAPEVAEELGVYMVGFDRAGYGQSDPNPNRSVKSAALDVEELADALGLGPKFYLIGISLGCHAVWGALKYIPNRIAGAAMMAPVVNYWWPGFPADLAAEVYAKQEVGDQWALRVSHHAPGILHWWMEQSWLPTSTVVAGTTPLPNKRDAEIRSKMKADGTFQQKMEQATQQGIHESYYRDMMVMFGKWEFDPMSLPEPACPVHLWQGDEDGLVPVVLQRHLASRLSWVNYHELPGTGHFLSSVPGLGDTVLRTLFG from the exons ATGGAGCTGCTGGCCAAGGCGCCCGTGCTGGGCTGCGCCGGGAAGAGGCAGCCCGGGCTCCCCATGGGCTCCGTCGTGGGCGCGCTGGGCAGGTGGAtccgcccggccgtgccgccgccCAGGGCGTGCGGGACGCCGGGGGGCCCGCCGGTGACGGCGCCCAGGGTGCGCCTCAGGGACGGCCGCCACCTGGCCTACGCGGAGTCCGGGGCGCGCAAGGAGGACGCGCGGTTCAAGGTCGTCATCTCCCACGGGTTTACCGGCTCCCGACTCGACACCGTCCGCGCCGCGCCG GAAGTGGCCGAAGAGCTGGGCGTGTACATGGTGGGGTTTGATCGCGCCGGGTACGGGCAGAGCGACCCCAACCCCAACCGCTCCGTGAAGAGCGCGGCGCTGGACGTGGAGGAGCTCGCCGACGCTCTGGGGCTCGGCCCCAAGTTCTACCTGATCGGCATCTCCCTCGGCTGCCATGCCGTCTGGGGCGCCCTCAAGTACATCCCCAACAG GATCGCTGGCGCTGCGATGATGGCTCCGGTGGTGAACTACTGGTGGCCGGGGTTCCCTGCGGACCTGGCCGCGGAGGTGTACGCGAAGCAGGAGGTTGGCGACCAGTGGGCGCTGCGCGTGTCGCACCACGCCCCGGGCATCCTCCACTGGTGGATGGAGCAGAGCTGGCTGCCCACGTCGACGGTGGTGGCCGGCACGACCCCGCTCCCCAACAAGCGCGACGCGGAGATCCGGAGCAAGATGAAGGCGGACGGGACGTTCCAGCAGAAGATGGAGCAGGCGACGCAGCAGGGCATCCACGAGTCCTACTACCGGGACATGATGGTCATGTTCGGCAAGTGGGAGTTCGACCCGATGAGCCTGCCGGAGCCGGCGTGCCCCGTGCACCTGTGGCAGGGCGACGAGGACGGGCTCGTCCCCGTGGTGCTGCAGCGGCACCTGGCCAGCCGCCTCAGCTGGGTCAACTACCATGAGCTCCCCGGCACCGGCCACTTCCTGTCGTCGGTGCCCGGACTGGGAGACACCGTCCTCAGGACCCTCTTCGGCTGA